In one Alnus glutinosa chromosome 12, dhAlnGlut1.1, whole genome shotgun sequence genomic region, the following are encoded:
- the LOC133852399 gene encoding phosphoglycolate phosphatase 1A, chloroplastic-like: MLSRTTATASLSVSALSSTNPSRFLCHLSPNASTFLGLKKLSCTSPNPLSDFVSIRWNTNKSNTTNKCERSRMASFTTRASAQPLKNPEELIESVKTFIFDCDGVIWKGDKLIDGVPETLDMLRSKGKRLVFVTNNSTKSRKQYGKKFETLGLNVGEEEIFASSFAAAAYLKSINFPKEKKVYVIGEDGILKELELAGFQYLGGPEDGDRKIELKPGFLMEHDKDVGAVVVGFDRYFNYYKIQYGTLCIRENPGCLFIATNRDAVTHLTDAQEWAGGGSMVGAISGSTQREPLVVGKPSTFMMDYLANKFGILKSQICMVGDRLDTDILFGQNGGCKTLLVLSGVTTLSMLQNPNNSIQPDFYTNKISDFLPLKAATV; encoded by the exons ATGCTGAGCAGAACAACAGCCACAGCCTCTCTTTCAGTCTCTGCTCTTTCTTCCACAAACCCATCTCGATTTCTCTGCCATTTGAGCCCCAACGCTTCCACATTCTTGGGCCTCAAGAAGCTCTCGTGTACTTCACCAAACCCTTTATCAGACTTCGTGAGCATAAGATGGAACACCAATAAAAGCAACACAACCAACAAGTGTGAGAGGTCGAGAATGGCGAGTTTCACGACCCGGGCATCGGCGCAGCCCCTCAAGAATCCGGAGGAGCTCATCGAATCCGTCAAAACCTTCATCTTTGACTGCGATG GAGTCATATGGAAAGGAGATAAACTAATAGATGGAGTCCCAGAAACCCTTGATATGCTCCGTTCAAAG ggCAAGAGATTAGTTTTTGTTACCAACAACTCGACTAAGTCTAGGAAACAATATGGTAAAAAGTTTGAGACACTTGGTCTGAATGTCGGTGAG GAGGAAATTTTTGCATCATCTTTTGCTGCTGCTGCATATTTGAAGTCGATTAATttcccaaaagagaaaaag GTGTATGTGATCGGTGAGGATGGCATCTTgaaggagcttgagcttgctgGATTTCAATACCTTGGTGGCCCA GAAGATGGTGATAGAAAGATAGAGCTAAAGCCTGGATTTCTCATGGAGCATGATAAAGAT GTTGGGGCTGTTGTGGTTGGCTTTGATcgttattttaactactacaAAATCCA GTATGGAACACTCTGTATACGCGAAAACCCCGGGTGTCTTTTCATTGCTACCAATCGTGATGCTGTCACACATCTAACAGATGCTCAGGAATGGGCAG GTGGTGGTTCTATGGTAGGTGCTATCAGTGGATCTACTCAACGTGAGCCACTGGTTGTGGGAAAGCCCTCAACTTTTATGATGGACTATTTAGCAAACAA ATTTGGCATTCTCAAGTCACAGATATGCATGGTTGGGGACAGATTAGATACTGatattctgtttggacaaaatggTGGTTGCAAAACTCTTCTTGTTCTCTCAG GTGTTACTACATTATCAATGCTTCAGAATCCAAACAACTCCATACAACCTGATTTCTACACCAACAAGATTTCAGATTTCCTTCCCCTCAAAGCTGCAACTGTATGA